A stretch of Suncus etruscus isolate mSunEtr1 chromosome 9, mSunEtr1.pri.cur, whole genome shotgun sequence DNA encodes these proteins:
- the LOC126017804 gene encoding olfactory receptor 9I1 has product MAKNNLTTVTEFILMGFTNYPNLAIPLFMVFLAFYLVTMLGNLVMIILIQVDTKLHTPMYFFLSHLSLLDASYTSVVTPQVLVTLATGQTVISYGQCAAQFFFFTICVGVECFLLAVMAYDRYIAISNPLLYTVVMSPRICWSLVVGTYVCGISGAILRTTCTFTLSFCDDNQINFFFCDLPPLLKLSCSDTTNAEIIIIFFGNFVILANALIILLSYLLIVRAILRMKSSGGRAKTFSTCASHLTAVSLFFGTLIFMYLRTGSEKSLEEEKVVSVFYTVVIPMLNPLIYSLRNKDVKAAFRKVIG; this is encoded by the coding sequence ATGGCCAAGAATAATCTCACCACTGTAACTGAGTTTATTCTCATGGGCTTCACTAATTACCCCAACTTGGCGATTCCCCTCTTCATGGTGTTTCTGGCTTTCTACCTAGTCACCATGCTTGGAAATTTAGTCATGATCATTCTGATTCAGGTGGATACCAAACTTCACACCCCTATGTACTTCTTCCTGAGTCACCTCTCTCTGCTGGATGCCTCCTACACTTCAGTCGTCACCCCTCAAGTCCTAGTCACACTGGCCACAGGACAGACAGTCATATCCTATGGCCAATGTGCTGCCCAGTTCTTCTTCTTCACCATCTGTGTAGGGGTAGAGTGTTTCCTGCTAGCAGtgatggcctatgaccgctatATTGCTATTAGCAACCCACTGCTGTACACAGTAGTTATGAGTCCCAGAATCTGCTGGAGTTTGGTGGTGGGAACTTATGTCTGTGGGATATCAGGGGCCATCCTACGGACCACATGTACCTTCACCCTTTCCTTCTGTGATGATAATCAGATCAACTTCTTTTTCTGTGACCTCCCACCACTCTTGAAGCTCTCCTGCAGTGACACCACGAATGCTGAGATTATTATTATCTTCTTTGGTAACTTTGTGATTTTGGCCAATGCCTTGATCATTCTGCTTTCCTACCTGCTCATCGTCAGGGCTATTCTGAGGATGAAGTCTTCTGGTGGCAGAGCCAAGACTTTCTCCACATGTGCCTCTCACCTAACTGCTGTGTCCCTTTTCTTTGGGACCCTCATCTTCATGTATCTACGAACTGGTTCAGAGAAATCTTTGGAGGAAGAGAAGGTGGTGTCGGTCTTCTACACTGTAGTCATCCCCATGCTAAACCCTCTGATCTATAGTCTGAGAAACAAGGATGTGAAAGCTGCTTTCAGAAAGGTCATTGGCTGA